One window of the Populus trichocarpa isolate Nisqually-1 chromosome 9, P.trichocarpa_v4.1, whole genome shotgun sequence genome contains the following:
- the LOC18102007 gene encoding L-type lectin-domain containing receptor kinase SIT2 yields the protein MQVAVKKVSHDSRQGTKEFVSEIASMGRLRHRNLVQLFGYCRRKGELLLVYDYMPNGSLDKLLFRNDTPCLNWGRRYQIIRGVASALLYLHEEWEQVVLHRDVKASNVLLDADLNGRLGDFGLAKFHDHGSTPQTTKVVGTVGYLAPEITRTGKSTTCSDVFSFGTFMLEVACGRKPVESERPPEEVVLVDWVLECWKRGAILGTVDPRFEGNHVEEEMEVVLKLGLLCTHRTPAARPSMRQAVQYLDGNATLPDLPLHGEGIGLVPVSNDASTEHVLTIPISSDGISSNSLSDSESILSGR from the coding sequence ATGCAAGTCGCGGTCAAGAAAGTATCCCATGATTCCAGGCAAGGAACCAAGGAATTCGTTTCTGAGATTGCTAGCATGGGGAGGCTGAGGCACAGGAACTTGGTCCAGCTCTTCGGCTATTGCCGGCGAAAGGGAGAGCTCCTCTTGGTCTATGATTATATGCCCAACGGAAGCCTTGATAAACTCCTATTTCGCAATGACACACCCTGCCTTAATTGGGGTCGGCGATATCAAATCATCAGgggagttgcgtctgcccttCTTTACCTTCATGAAGAGTGGGAACAGGTCGTTCTGCATAGAGATGTGAAAGCTAGCAATGTTCTATTAGATGCCGATCTTAACGGACGGCTAGGAGATTTTGGGCTAGCTAAGTTTCATGACCATGGATCAACTCCTCAAACAACCAAAGTGGTTGGAACAGTTGGATATCTTGCACCAGAGATTACTAGAACAGGAAAGTCAACTACCTGCAgcgatgttttttcttttgggacATTTATGCTCGAAGTGGCATGTGGAAGGAAGCCTGTAGAGTCAGAAAGACCACCTGAGGAGGTTGTTCTGGTTGACTGGGTACTTGAATGCTGGAAGAGAGGTGCCATTCTTGGGACAGTTGATCCTAGATTTGAAGGTAACCACGTGGAGGAAGAAATGGAGGTGGTCTTAAAGCTAGGCCTGCTCTGTACACATCGCACTCCGGCAGCCAGACCTAGCATGAGGCAAGCGGTGCAATATCTGGATGGAAATGCTACTCTACCTGATTTACCACTGCACGGTGAAGGAATCGGTTTAGTTCCAGTTAGCAATGATGCATCTACAGAGCATGTTTTAACAATCCCGATATCATCAGATGGAATTTCTTCCAATTCCTTGTCCGACTCTGAATCAATCCTCAGTGGTCGTTGA